The proteins below come from a single Persephonella sp. genomic window:
- a CDS encoding TetR/AcrR family transcriptional regulator, with translation MSKVKRVSKEERKQEIVKTACKLFAEKGYYNTTIPDIAEAMGMSVGNLYNYFSSKEELAKYIMKYSSKLLGDEIKKINEENITTKEKIYKIVRRFFEIAQQQPELIEYFLRVFLSNREVFDEGCEGFLCVNEVVTELMLFLEEGARKGDLRQQDFFPAFVTMMGPLGGMVFLQGENVLPKSPIEYSDELAENIWRALKND, from the coding sequence TTGTCAAAGGTAAAAAGAGTTTCTAAAGAAGAAAGAAAACAAGAAATAGTAAAAACAGCCTGTAAACTTTTTGCAGAAAAGGGATATTACAATACAACCATTCCAGACATAGCAGAAGCTATGGGAATGAGCGTTGGGAATTTATATAACTATTTCAGTTCAAAAGAAGAACTGGCTAAATACATAATGAAATACTCCTCTAAACTTCTGGGAGATGAGATAAAAAAAATAAATGAGGAAAATATAACCACAAAAGAAAAAATTTATAAGATTGTAAGGAGATTTTTTGAGATAGCACAGCAGCAGCCTGAATTAATTGAGTATTTCCTCAGGGTTTTCTTATCAAACAGAGAAGTTTTTGATGAAGGTTGTGAAGGATTTTTATGCGTAAATGAAGTGGTAACAGAACTTATGCTGTTTTTAGAAGAAGGAGCAAGAAAAGGGGATTTAAGACAGCAAGATTTCTTCCCCGCATTTGTTACAATGATGGGGCCCCTTGGTGGAATGGTTTTTCTGCAAGGAGAAAATGTTTTACCTAAATCCCCTATAGAATATTCAGATGAACTTGCAGAGAATATATGGCGTGCATTGAAAAATGACTAA
- a CDS encoding mechanosensitive ion channel domain-containing protein encodes MVSDVWGVIQTYLAAYGLKVIAAILIFIIGRMVAGWLTSLVRKLMDRAKWDVTLSKFLGDITYVILLIIVIILSLSALGVDTSTFVAILGAATLAIGFALKDQLSNFGAGFLLLLFRPFEVGHFIEAGGTSGVVEEIGMFTTKLKTGDNRQVYVANSNVIGGNIINYSAKDTRRIDLTIGVSYEDDLQKVKEELWNILNSDERILKDPAPTVAVAELADSSVNFVVRPWVKSGDYWPVYFDLLERIKTRFDEVGISIPYPQMDVHLKKED; translated from the coding sequence ATGGTTTCAGATGTATGGGGAGTTATTCAGACCTATCTTGCTGCTTATGGTCTAAAGGTTATAGCAGCAATCCTCATTTTTATCATTGGTAGAATGGTGGCCGGATGGCTAACATCTCTGGTAAGAAAGCTGATGGACAGGGCAAAATGGGATGTAACTTTATCAAAATTCTTAGGCGATATCACCTATGTAATTCTGCTTATTATTGTTATTATCCTGTCTCTAAGTGCCCTTGGTGTTGACACCTCAACATTTGTTGCTATTCTTGGTGCTGCAACATTAGCTATTGGTTTTGCCCTTAAAGACCAACTTTCAAACTTTGGTGCAGGTTTTCTTCTCTTGTTATTCAGACCATTTGAGGTAGGACATTTTATTGAGGCAGGCGGGACTTCCGGTGTAGTTGAGGAAATAGGAATGTTTACAACAAAGCTTAAAACAGGGGATAACAGGCAGGTTTATGTAGCTAACTCTAATGTAATAGGTGGAAATATCATTAACTATTCTGCTAAAGATACACGAAGAATTGACCTTACAATAGGCGTTAGCTATGAAGATGACCTGCAAAAAGTGAAAGAGGAATTATGGAATATTCTTAATAGCGATGAAAGAATTCTCAAAGACCCTGCTCCTACGGTAGCTGTTGCAGAACTCGCAGATAGCAGCGTTAATTTTGTTGTTAGACCATGGGTTAAATCAGGTGATTACTGGCCTGTTTATTTTGACCTGCTTGAAAGAATTAAAACCAGATTTGATGAAGTTGGTATCTCAATACCATATCCACAGATGGATGTTCATCTGAAGAAAGAAGATTAA
- the cbiM gene encoding cobalt transporter CbiM: MHIPDGYLSPVTYIPSYAVAVPLMAYGIKKLKEKLNDQTFPLISSLTAMSFLIMMINIPIPGGTSGHAIGTAAISILIDPWIAFISISLVLLIQALIFGDGGITAWAVNSLAMGFVASFVAYYTYKGLSKFNENIALFISGWLSIVAASFIIAVFLGVQPVIAHTSDGKPLFFPFGLEITIPALVGSHMLYFGIVEGIYTLIVIKFIEKIKNPFLKGRVKNA, encoded by the coding sequence ATGCATATTCCGGACGGTTATTTATCACCTGTGACATATATACCTTCTTATGCTGTAGCTGTGCCTCTTATGGCCTATGGTATAAAAAAACTAAAAGAAAAACTTAATGACCAGACATTTCCATTGATATCCTCTTTAACTGCTATGTCTTTTTTGATAATGATGATAAACATTCCCATCCCCGGGGGAACAAGTGGACATGCCATTGGAACAGCTGCTATTTCCATTCTGATTGACCCGTGGATAGCTTTTATATCTATTAGCCTTGTTTTACTGATACAGGCGCTTATTTTTGGAGATGGTGGAATAACAGCATGGGCTGTTAATTCTCTTGCTATGGGTTTTGTTGCATCATTTGTAGCTTATTACACATATAAAGGATTATCTAAATTTAATGAAAATATAGCCCTGTTTATTTCCGGCTGGCTTTCCATAGTGGCAGCTTCTTTTATTATTGCTGTATTTTTAGGTGTTCAACCTGTTATTGCCCATACCTCTGATGGAAAACCGTTATTCTTTCCGTTTGGCCTTGAAATAACAATTCCAGCTCTTGTTGGTTCCCATATGCTTTATTTTGGTATTGTTGAGGGGATATATACGCTTATTGTTATAAAGTTTATTGAGAAGATTAAAAATCCATTTTTAAAAGGAAGGGTAAAAAATGCATAA
- a CDS encoding Ni/Fe hydrogenase yields MTKKTLLWLQGLSCNGNSQSLLNAENPSSYEIFSKIDLIFHPEISYKEDILQVLNKVLSGKKKVNFLIIEGSITTDKRFHRIGELSIGEIVLELKDKVDYIIAAGNCASFGNIPATFPENPDVKGLQFTFKEKKGFLPSDFKTKSGYPVINIPGCPMHPAWFMQTLIALLEGREVILDSFNRPKELFMYLSHNGCTRNEYFEWKTEAEEFGHKEGCLFYNLGCRGPMTHAPCNKILWNRISSKTRAGMPCIGCTEFDFSLRENFFETKKNMGIPEEVPLGVSKRAYITITGVAKTLKNERVSKKLEETD; encoded by the coding sequence ATGACTAAAAAAACACTGCTATGGCTTCAAGGATTATCATGTAATGGAAATTCCCAGTCTCTATTAAATGCAGAAAATCCATCCTCTTATGAAATTTTTTCAAAAATAGACCTGATATTCCATCCAGAAATCAGCTATAAAGAAGATATCCTGCAAGTTCTAAACAAAGTTTTATCAGGCAAGAAAAAAGTAAATTTTCTGATAATAGAAGGCAGTATAACAACAGATAAGCGTTTTCACAGAATAGGGGAACTTTCAATAGGTGAGATTGTTTTAGAACTAAAAGATAAAGTTGATTACATTATTGCAGCCGGAAACTGTGCATCTTTTGGCAACATTCCTGCTACTTTTCCTGAAAATCCTGATGTAAAAGGACTACAATTTACATTCAAAGAAAAAAAAGGTTTTCTTCCCTCTGATTTTAAAACGAAATCTGGCTATCCCGTAATAAATATTCCCGGATGTCCTATGCACCCTGCATGGTTTATGCAAACCCTCATTGCACTTCTTGAAGGAAGAGAAGTTATCTTAGACAGCTTTAATAGACCAAAAGAGCTTTTTATGTATCTTTCCCATAATGGATGCACAAGAAATGAATATTTTGAATGGAAAACAGAGGCAGAAGAGTTTGGACATAAAGAAGGCTGTCTTTTTTATAATCTTGGTTGTAGAGGACCAATGACCCATGCACCGTGTAATAAAATTTTATGGAATAGGATATCTTCTAAAACCAGAGCAGGAATGCCTTGTATTGGTTGCACAGAATTTGATTTTTCATTAAGGGAAAACTTCTTTGAAACAAAGAAAAATATGGGAATTCCTGAAGAAGTCCCTTTAGGAGTTTCAAAAAGAGCATACATAACAATAACTGGCGTAGCAAAAACTCTAAAAAACGAAAGAGTCTCTAAAAAGTTAGAGGAGACAGATTAA
- a CDS encoding glycosyltransferase family 39 protein, which produces MNKKDIFLYIFVFITAFFIFSANIGGLSIYSLDEAKNSECAREMLERGDLIVPTFNYELRTDKPPVHYYFMMLAYKLFGINEFSARFFSAVFGALTVLITFLFAGRYLGEKVAFMAFVVLVSSLHTAVQFHMAVPDPYLIFWINAALFSFFVGFKGKKVVFIYLFYLFMGLGVLTKGPVAVVLPSAIVLLYLFLTRNLSLNSIKFLRPITGLFITLALSLPWYIAVYIKTDGKWVYDFIFKHNIHRFSAPMEGHGGIFLVTFLFVFIGLLPFSVFIIQALKKVWEDKSKDILLFSLIFAGVYVGFFAISKTKLPNYTVPAYPPLAIILGYYLTQIYLSKLKSILASISVYIFLSIAIVIGLYLGIKNEPAIRDLAYLSFWFLILTAGGIFAFIFALKRNFILSVLSLSVFSIFMSFIFFYKAFPPVDKRNPVMQMLPLIDKQKPVRYYKNFNPAFVFYLRKHIKPLNKNEISPFLNRPEKVYILTRKRYLKEFSGIKNAFILKIVKDLFENKVSALISNKK; this is translated from the coding sequence TTGAATAAAAAGGATATTTTTCTGTATATATTTGTCTTTATAACTGCTTTTTTTATTTTTTCTGCAAATATAGGCGGTCTTTCTATATACTCCCTTGATGAAGCTAAAAACTCTGAATGTGCCAGAGAAATGCTGGAAAGGGGAGATTTAATTGTTCCGACCTTTAATTATGAGCTCAGAACAGATAAGCCACCGGTTCATTATTACTTTATGATGCTTGCCTATAAATTGTTCGGTATTAATGAGTTTTCAGCAAGATTTTTCTCTGCTGTTTTTGGGGCTTTGACAGTTTTAATCACATTTTTATTTGCCGGAAGATATCTAGGAGAAAAAGTGGCGTTTATGGCTTTTGTTGTGCTGGTATCATCTTTGCATACTGCTGTTCAATTCCATATGGCCGTTCCTGACCCGTATCTAATCTTCTGGATAAATGCAGCCCTTTTTTCATTTTTTGTAGGATTTAAAGGAAAAAAGGTAGTTTTTATATACCTGTTTTATCTTTTTATGGGATTAGGGGTTTTAACGAAGGGACCGGTTGCAGTTGTTTTGCCTTCTGCAATAGTCCTGCTTTATCTGTTTTTAACCAGAAATTTAAGCTTAAACTCAATAAAATTTTTAAGGCCTATAACCGGACTTTTTATAACTCTTGCATTATCTTTACCGTGGTATATTGCCGTTTATATAAAAACCGATGGGAAATGGGTTTACGATTTTATCTTTAAACATAACATTCATAGATTTTCTGCCCCGATGGAAGGGCACGGAGGAATATTTTTAGTCACATTTTTATTTGTTTTTATTGGACTGCTACCTTTTTCTGTTTTTATTATTCAGGCTTTAAAGAAGGTCTGGGAAGATAAAAGTAAAGATATTTTATTATTTTCTTTAATTTTTGCAGGGGTATATGTGGGATTTTTTGCCATTTCCAAAACAAAACTGCCTAACTATACTGTTCCTGCATATCCGCCCCTTGCAATAATTTTAGGCTATTATCTTACTCAGATTTATCTATCAAAGCTAAAATCAATACTGGCCAGTATCTCAGTATACATTTTCCTAAGCATAGCTATTGTTATAGGTCTTTATTTGGGAATAAAAAATGAACCTGCAATAAGAGACCTTGCTTATCTGTCGTTCTGGTTCCTTATATTAACTGCCGGCGGTATTTTTGCATTTATCTTTGCTTTAAAAAGGAATTTTATTTTATCCGTGTTGTCCCTGTCTGTATTCTCAATATTCATGAGTTTTATATTTTTTTACAAAGCTTTTCCACCGGTTGATAAAAGAAATCCTGTAATGCAGATGCTACCCCTGATAGATAAACAAAAACCTGTGAGATATTACAAAAACTTTAATCCGGCATTTGTTTTTTATCTGAGGAAACATATAAAGCCCCTGAATAAAAATGAGATTTCTCCATTTTTAAATAGACCTGAAAAGGTTTATATACTTACAAGAAAAAGATATCTAAAGGAGTTTTCAGGAATTAAAAATGCTTTTATTCTAAAAATTGTAAAAGATTTATTCGAGAATAAGGTATCAGCCTTGATATCAAATAAAAAATAG
- a CDS encoding NAD(P)-dependent oxidoreductase, producing the protein MRIVFTSVKPEEKDFFESQLKNFNPLIFSETIDKIDIKQIEDTDILSVFVFDKLDRNLLSKLKNLKLIITRSAGVDHIDLEYCKENNIQVAHLPAYSPKSIAEHTFALILALTRKLKKINNRTQKINYRQESQILGEDLFEKSIGIIGTGRIGTEVAKIALAFFKDVYAYDIKENPQLKELGVRYVSLEELFKNSDIISLHVPYTPQTHYLINSETINKMKDGVILINTSRGKVVNTDHLYQAIMEGKISAAGLDVFEGEDVLILEKYQEGKGDYKDLKILKLNSLENVIITPHIAYYTETALNNIRNCTIEAIKNFIEKKDVGRFRVV; encoded by the coding sequence ATGAGAATAGTATTTACCAGCGTAAAACCTGAGGAAAAAGATTTTTTTGAATCACAATTGAAAAACTTCAATCCTTTAATTTTTTCTGAAACAATTGACAAAATAGATATTAAACAAATAGAAGATACAGATATCCTTTCTGTTTTTGTTTTTGATAAGCTTGACAGAAATCTTTTGTCAAAGCTGAAAAATCTCAAACTAATCATTACCCGTTCTGCAGGGGTTGACCATATAGACCTTGAGTATTGTAAGGAGAATAATATTCAGGTTGCACATCTTCCGGCTTACTCTCCAAAATCTATAGCAGAACATACATTTGCACTTATTCTTGCATTAACAAGAAAGCTTAAAAAAATAAACAACAGAACCCAAAAAATTAATTACAGGCAGGAAAGCCAGATTTTGGGAGAAGATTTATTTGAAAAAAGTATAGGAATTATAGGAACAGGAAGAATCGGAACAGAGGTTGCAAAGATAGCACTGGCCTTTTTCAAAGATGTTTATGCTTATGACATAAAAGAAAATCCCCAGCTTAAAGAGTTAGGAGTTAGATATGTTTCCCTTGAAGAGCTGTTTAAAAACAGCGATATAATCTCATTGCACGTTCCATATACGCCCCAGACCCATTATTTAATAAATTCTGAAACAATAAACAAAATGAAAGATGGAGTGATTTTAATAAACACCTCCAGAGGAAAAGTAGTAAACACAGACCATCTTTATCAGGCAATAATGGAAGGAAAAATCTCTGCAGCGGGACTGGACGTTTTTGAAGGGGAAGATGTATTAATACTTGAAAAATATCAGGAAGGAAAGGGGGATTATAAAGACCTAAAAATCCTGAAGTTAAATAGTCTGGAAAATGTGATAATTACGCCACATATTGCTTATTATACAGAAACCGCATTGAACAATATTAGAAATTGCACAATAGAGGCTATAAAAAATTTCATTGAAAAGAAAGATGTGGGAAGATTCAGGGTTGTTTAG
- a CDS encoding linear amide C-N hydrolase yields the protein MFIKRFFLMFLPTLFLLLFTDSQACTRVLHVFKDGLTMTGRSMDWYLRYPTTIWKFPRGLERSGLTKENPLHWISKYGSVVIVQTAAGQSAAVDGINEKGLVANMLYLSETEYGKRDPSKKGITTSVFVQFLLDNFATVKEAVDFLNKGKVQLMPVPIPNSEHLPTMHISVSDATGDSAIIEVLKGKFVIHHSPKYQVMTNSPVFEKQLALTAYWEEIGGHNFLPGTRKSPDRFVRASFYNKHLPEPKDYREAVASLMSIMRNVSSPFGRPDPEKPNISTTLWRTIADQTNLRYFYESTISPNLVWVDMKKLDFSKGAKVEMVNVEKHPEYMGEINKYFKSAKPIEYAQEP from the coding sequence ATGTTTATCAAACGCTTTTTCCTAATGTTCTTACCTACTTTATTTTTACTTTTATTTACCGATAGTCAGGCATGCACGAGAGTTTTACATGTTTTTAAAGATGGTCTTACAATGACAGGTCGTAGTATGGACTGGTATCTGAGATATCCGACAACTATATGGAAATTTCCACGGGGATTGGAAAGAAGTGGACTTACAAAAGAAAATCCTCTCCACTGGATATCAAAATACGGTAGTGTTGTTATTGTCCAGACTGCTGCAGGTCAAAGTGCCGCTGTTGATGGTATTAATGAAAAGGGACTTGTCGCTAATATGCTTTATCTATCTGAAACAGAATACGGAAAAAGAGACCCTTCTAAAAAAGGCATAACTACTTCAGTTTTTGTTCAGTTTTTACTGGATAATTTTGCAACCGTTAAAGAGGCTGTGGATTTTCTGAATAAGGGGAAAGTTCAACTTATGCCTGTTCCAATACCAAATAGTGAGCATCTTCCAACAATGCATATATCTGTTTCTGATGCTACAGGAGATTCGGCAATTATAGAGGTTTTAAAGGGCAAGTTTGTAATTCATCATTCCCCTAAATATCAGGTTATGACCAATTCACCAGTATTTGAAAAACAACTTGCTTTAACAGCTTACTGGGAGGAGATAGGAGGTCATAACTTTCTTCCGGGAACAAGGAAATCTCCGGATAGATTTGTAAGAGCAAGCTTTTATAACAAACATCTACCTGAGCCTAAAGATTATAGAGAAGCTGTTGCATCTTTAATGTCAATTATGAGAAATGTATCTTCACCATTCGGTAGACCAGACCCTGAAAAACCAAATATATCAACAACCCTGTGGAGAACAATAGCAGACCAGACAAATCTAAGATATTTTTATGAGTCTACAATATCACCAAATCTGGTATGGGTTGATATGAAAAAATTGGATTTTTCAAAAGGTGCCAAGGTTGAGATGGTAAATGTGGAAAAGCATCCTGAGTATATGGGGGAAATTAATAAATACTTTAAATCTGCTAAACCTATAGAATACGCACAAGAACCTTAA
- a CDS encoding PDGLE domain-containing protein: protein MHKKLLLPVFLLLVAVPLGLLTDKPAWGEWEQDFYKQVIGFIPSGIKHGNLIKAVIPDYSLNGIPEVVSYYISAIIGIAVIFLFFHTLKLFIRSKGEG, encoded by the coding sequence ATGCATAAAAAACTCCTTCTGCCTGTGTTTTTACTGCTTGTTGCCGTTCCCTTAGGGCTGCTTACAGATAAACCTGCATGGGGAGAATGGGAGCAGGATTTTTATAAACAGGTTATTGGTTTTATTCCTTCAGGAATAAAACATGGAAATTTAATAAAAGCTGTAATCCCTGATTACTCCTTAAATGGTATTCCTGAAGTTGTATCTTATTACATATCTGCTATTATTGGAATTGCTGTTATATTTTTATTTTTCCACACTCTAAAACTTTTTATCAGGTCAAAAGGTGAAGGATAA
- the hypB gene encoding hydrogenase nickel incorporation protein HypB gives MCKDCGCSITDTHHHHDHEHHHHHHHGNPTLEDKKTVEVITKILDANDKQAESNRKHFDQHGIFAINLMSSPGAGKTTLLEKTIELLNNELKIGVIEGDLETNRDAERIKAKGVPAYQITTGQACHLDAFMVHEGIHHLPLEELDIVFVENVGNLVCPASYDIGTHLNVVLLSVPEGDDKPAKYPVMFRSADLMLITKTDLLPYFDFDVKKAIEEARALNPKMDVIQISTKTGEGLDKWINYIKLKSSLRSIV, from the coding sequence ATGTGTAAAGACTGCGGTTGTTCTATAACAGATACACATCATCATCACGACCATGAACACCATCATCACCATCATCATGGGAACCCAACCCTTGAGGATAAAAAAACTGTTGAAGTAATAACAAAAATCCTTGATGCCAATGACAAACAGGCAGAAAGCAACAGAAAACATTTTGACCAACACGGAATTTTTGCGATAAATCTTATGAGTTCACCGGGAGCCGGTAAAACAACACTTTTAGAAAAAACAATAGAACTTTTAAATAATGAGCTAAAAATCGGTGTTATAGAAGGAGATTTAGAAACCAATAGAGATGCAGAGAGAATAAAGGCAAAAGGTGTTCCTGCATACCAAATCACAACAGGGCAGGCCTGCCATCTTGACGCCTTTATGGTTCATGAAGGAATACACCATTTGCCCCTTGAAGAGCTTGATATTGTATTTGTTGAAAATGTAGGAAATCTGGTTTGTCCTGCCTCCTATGACATAGGAACTCATCTTAATGTTGTTCTTCTTTCTGTTCCTGAAGGAGACGATAAACCTGCGAAATATCCTGTGATGTTTAGAAGTGCTGATCTTATGCTTATAACAAAAACAGACCTTCTTCCTTACTTTGACTTCGATGTCAAAAAAGCCATTGAAGAGGCCAGAGCCTTAAATCCTAAGATGGACGTTATACAGATTTCCACCAAAACAGGAGAAGGCTTGGATAAATGGATTAATTACATAAAGCTGAAATCTTCTCTAAGAAGCATAGTATAG
- a CDS encoding energy-coupling factor ABC transporter ATP-binding protein: MIKIENLFFKYENKEILKDISFSVKKGEKIVLLGINGSGKSTLLKILNGLIFAQKGIYVYKNTQITPKQLKDKNFAKQFRKEVVLLFQNPDSMLFNSTVYDEIAFGLRQLGMDNIDERVKYWANKLGVYRYLDRPPFDLSGGEKQKVCLASLLALEPELLLLDEPTANLDPRSIGWLVDFLYELDITVITTTHNLSLSLELGDRGLVLSENHQLIYDGNLEGFVKDIEKLKEANLIHTHKHRHGKVIHTHYHLHDF, encoded by the coding sequence ATGATAAAAATAGAAAATCTTTTTTTTAAATATGAAAATAAAGAAATTTTAAAGGATATATCTTTTTCTGTTAAGAAGGGAGAAAAAATTGTTCTCCTTGGTATAAATGGAAGCGGAAAATCAACACTTTTAAAAATATTAAACGGTCTAATTTTTGCTCAGAAAGGAATATATGTTTATAAAAACACACAAATAACTCCTAAACAGCTTAAGGACAAAAATTTTGCAAAACAATTTAGAAAAGAAGTTGTTCTCCTTTTCCAAAATCCTGATAGTATGTTGTTTAACTCTACTGTTTATGATGAAATTGCCTTCGGTCTCCGTCAGCTTGGAATGGATAACATAGACGAAAGGGTTAAATACTGGGCAAATAAACTTGGAGTTTATAGATATTTAGACAGACCGCCTTTTGACCTTTCTGGTGGAGAAAAACAAAAAGTATGCCTTGCCTCACTTCTTGCTTTGGAACCTGAATTGCTTTTACTTGATGAACCTACTGCAAATCTTGATCCAAGAAGTATAGGCTGGCTTGTTGATTTTCTGTATGAGCTTGATATTACTGTTATTACTACTACCCATAATTTAAGCTTATCTTTAGAACTCGGGGATAGGGGGCTTGTCCTGTCTGAAAATCATCAGCTTATATATGATGGAAATCTTGAGGGATTTGTCAAAGATATAGAAAAGCTAAAAGAGGCTAATCTGATACATACCCATAAACACAGACACGGCAAAGTTATCCATACCCATTACCATCTCCATGACTTTTGA